ttaacttGCCACATAGAACAGGGGTCTACTTCTACTTCTGTTAATGTCTTACCAGCATTACTTTGACTTCTTTCACAATTTACCACTTACCCATGTTTATGAGTACTACGTTATACCtaagataatatatttgaaatatgttttgaaatcttACATATAATTGGAGATTAGaggagcaaaataaatgaaaagcatttCTTATAGcgtgatttttttcttagaaagaaatacttgttttaaaaGGTAAAGTTGTTTTTGAACTATAAGCAttgatatatttactttttatatatttcaggACCACATTTTAATCCCAGTGCTATTCATAACTTTTATGACAATATTGGATTTGTAGGTCCTGTGCCACCAAAACCCAAAGGTTAGTGTATCCATTAAATGTGAAAACTGTTACTTTTGAAAAgcaaacttttagaaaaattttccTGTTCAGCAACCTTCCTCTCTAAAATTGCTTCAAACTCTGGCATTCTTAAATGAATTCATTAAGaagatgtttgtttattttcatttacatgcTTGGGGTTGGGGAGGATGCAAAGATGTAATCTTCTTAGCTTTTTAAGAGTAATATGCACGAGCTTAGGAAGCACTATACACTCCCAACCAATAATAGCAagtcttggttaaaaaaaattactaagtaCAAAAATTTGTATCATTTAAAACTTTAGACAAATGATAAGGAAGATACCTTAGggaagttttttttccccccatgaaTATTcagtttaatttatatataacttTAAGTAATCAAAATACCCTAAATTCCAGATGAATAATTTTTTACCTTCTATCATTTTACATCATTGATATTCTCAGAATACATGCACACCAAACTAAGACATGTCAAAGTATATCTGTGTGTTTTGATCCAGGCATTAAAATGTGCATAGAAATGGAAACAGGTACATAAATATCACTGCTGAAGGtaaagatatagacatatatatagatTAACACTTAACTGTAGTATATAATTTACTTTCAACtctaattaaaaagtaaaaatttgttaatggatatataatattaaaagaaGCAAACTGCAAGAGCACATAAGTGTGGGAGGGTGGAGGTTGTAAAGATACAATAGTATTTTTGTATGCAATTGAAGTTGTTATCAACTTAAAATAGAAGAGTATAACCAAATGTAATCAAAGTAAATGACGATTAAATGTCATCAAATAACAAAGGAAGACaataagaggaaaagaggaacaaaACAGTTGTCAAATAGGAAGCAACAAACTGGCAatagtaagtcctcacttatcAGTAATTACCTTAactgtaaatggattaaactcacCACTCACAAGGAGTTTgtatgaatggattttaaaaacaggatCTGGCAGCAGCCAACGGGAGGCCCCAAGAGCTCCTGCTAGTGCACgcagtgggaggggagggagcccATGACGTGCACGCACCCTCTCCCTCATCCACCACTGTcacctcctgctgctgctgctgctgcttgtgTGCTCATTAGTTGTGGACTTGCCATCTCTTTTGTGAAGCAGCAGATGAGGAGACTCCGGTGCTCGCCATGGCTGACGAAAAGCCCACAGAAGGAATCAAGACTGAGAACAAGGACCATATTAATTTGAAGGTGGCGGGACAGGATGATTCTGTGGTGCTGTTTAAGATTAAGAGGCATACACCAATTAGTAAACTAATGAAAGCCTATTGTGAACGACAGGGATTGTCAGTGAAGCAGATCAGATTCCAATTTGATAGCCAACCAATCAGTGGAACAGACACACCTGCACAGCTGGAAATGGAAGGTGAAGACACAATTGATGTGTTTCAACAGCAGACGGGAGGTGTCTACTGAAAAGGGAACCTACTTCTTTACTCTAGAACGCTGTTCTTTAAAGACCAAGATTATTACATTCTGAATTAGAAAACTGCAGTTTGGTTCCACCACATTCTGACTGCTAGAGTATAGTttactctattctttttttcccccttccacaTTCCTTTGTTATCCATGACATAACTGATATATGTGCACAAGCATATTGCTTTTTTCTTCAAACCAAACAGCCAGTGGTATGTTTTGATTGACATCAAGTGGAGACAGGATGGGAAAAAAATAGTGATTCTGTGAAAATACCCCCTTTCTCCATTAGTGGCATGTTCATTCAGCTCCTATCTTTATATTCCAGTAAGTTATTTTGCTCTTActgttttaacaaaaaaaaaaaaaaaaaattctcatataCGTTGTTCAATTGGAGGATTTTAATGGTTTTCATTTATCATTGTAAAACCAAGGACAGTTTTATAACTTTTGTGTATGTAGCTGTTACATGTAAGGCAGTCTGTCTTTAAGTAGGGATAAATtactctgaaaaaaagaaagaatcctagAAAGTTTTCCCTTCAAGTGAAGCTTCttgtttaaataaactttttgtttaaaatgaaataagaaaaataaaaacaggatccAATAATACACTATCTACAAGAgactcattttatatttaaagacacacacaggcagaaagtgaagggatggaaaaatgtTTCATATATAAACGGTAGCTCAAAGAAATCAAAAGTGGCTATAATTATATCAGAAACAATAGATTTTTAAGCCAAACTGTTGAGACAAGGattattatataatggtaaaaggatcaatttaacaggaaaatacaaaaattataaagacatACACACCCCACATCAGACTACATTAATATGTAAAACAGATATTGACAGATCTGAAGACAGAAATTGACAgcaatagtaggagacttcagtACCCCCCTTACAATATTATAGAATATCCAGACAGAAACCAAATAAACAGCTGGTTTGAGCAAAATGCTAAACCAAGTGGATATAGCAAACACAGAACTCTGCCAACAgcaaaaaaatatacattcttcccaggCACACACGGAACATTGTgtaggatagatcatatgttagttcACAAAACGAGTCTAAACAAACCTAAGAAGATACAAATCATTCCAGGTATTTTTTTCTAACCAcagtggaatgaaactagaaattagtaacagcaagaaaaccagaaaatttgTGGAAACTTAAACACACTCTTGAATAATCATTGAGTCAAGAAGGAAATCAAAAGGGAATCTTAACAGTATCTTcggacaaaaatgaaaacacagcataccaGAACCTATGGGACGCAACAAAAGCGGTACTAAGAGATACGTTTATAGAGACAATAcatatgttgaaaagaaaaagatctcaCTTATACCCCAGGGACTAGTAGAACAGCAAGCTAAGCCTAATGTTagcataatgaagaaaataataagaattacAGCAAAAAATAGAggatttaaaaacacagaaaaaagtcagtaaaactaagaggtgattttttaaatcaacaagaTTGACAAACCCTTAGCTAGATAAATTGAGAGAAGAAGACAAAATCAGAACTGAAAATGGAGACAACAGATGCCTCAGGAATAAAAGGATCATAAGGGAATATTAGGAACAATTTTATGCCAACAGACTAGATAACCTAGAAAAAAGAtacattcctagaaacatacCACCTATTAAAGCTGAATCAAGAAGAATGAGAAagcctgaataggccaataacaaatgagattgaatcagtaatcaaaaatctcccaacaaaCACCCAGCATggatttagaaattaaaaaaaaaaaaaaaaaaacagacgtccagaaccagatggcttTATGAGTGAATTCTCTCAACACTCATACAAGAATTAATACTAACCCTTCTTAAGCTCTCCCAAAAATGAGAAGATGGaccacttccaaactcattctgagaccagcctcaccctggtaccaaaaccagacaaagacactgcaactaaagaaaactacagaccaatattcctggtgaacatagacacaaaaaatcctcagtaaaatactggcaaaccaaactcagcacattaaaaggaccatacaccatgaccaagtggaggGTTTATCCCTGGGGCTTAAGGATGGTTCGGCATACACAAATGAATTAATGTGATACAGCACACACATTGAAGTAAAATGAAAGGAATAACCATGTAGTCATCTTAATAGATgtataaaaagcatttgaaaaggtTCAGCAATTGTTCATAATTAAAActctcaggccgggcacagtggctcacgcctgtaatcccagcaccttggaggccgaggcgggtggatcacctgaagtcaggagtttgggaccagcctgaccaacatggagaaaccccatctttactaaaaatacaaaattagcctggcatggcggccaatgcctgtaatcccagctactcaggaggctgaggcgggagaatcgcttgaatctgggaggcagaggttgcggtgagccaaaatcacgctattgcactccagcctgggcagcaggagtgaaactcttgtctaaaaaaaacatatatatgtggaaGGAACTTAACAGAATAAAGGCCATGTATAAAAACCCCATAGGTAATATAACAATGGAGAAAACCAAAAGCTTTCCCCCTGAGATCTAGCACAAGCAAGGGTGCCATTCTTACCGCTTATTTTCAGTGTAGTACAGGGAGTTCTAATGTAGTATccatttttgtgttgctgtaaaggaatacctgaggcttggtaatttataaagaacaaaggtttaattggctcacagttctgcaagaaGCATGTCACGGACATCCACATGCTttctgtacaggaagcatgtcaccgacatctgctcagcttctggagaagcctcagggaacttttactcatggcagaaggtgaagcaagcAAGCagaggcatgtcacatggtgagcaagatggggggaggtgccacaccgTTTAAACAGCCAGATATTGCTTGAACTCAGAGCAGTATCTCATTATTGAGAAACCTGCACCAAGGTATTCGTGAATGATCTACCCCCACAgtccaaacaccttccaccaaACCCtacctctaacactggggattacatttcaatatgagatttggagaggacaaacatccaaaccatatcacctagccagagcaattagacaagaaaaataaaggtatccaaatcagaaaggaggaagtaaaattatctgtttgcaggtgacatgatcatatatgttgaaaaccctaaagattcaaccaaaaacttttaaaagtaataaatgaatttagtaaaattGCAAGACACGAAAACAGTGTACAAAAGTCAATTGTGTTTCTGTACACAAGGAACTATCAAAAAAAGGAgatcaagaaaataatcccattcacaatagcaagaagAAGAGTACTTAGGAATACActgaaaattgtaaaacattgatgaaggaaattaaagacacagataaatagaaacatagcctgtgttcatggattggaagaattaatattcttaaaacaTCCTTACTACCCAAAgtagtctacagattcaatgtaatccctatcaaaataccagtggcagtctttacagaaacagaaaaaaatcctaaaattatatACAACCAGAAAaaaccctgaatagccaaagcaatcttgagtaAGAACAACagagctggagacatcacattccctgatttttaaaaatattacaaagttatagtaaaacaatatggtactgacataaaaacagacatattgaccagtgaaacagaatagagagcccagaaataaattgaTGTATCTATGGTCAACTTACCTTTGACAacggtgccaagaacacacaatgggaaaaggatagtcTCGTCAGTAaatggatattcacatgcagatgaatgaaattgaatcattacctcacaccatatacaaaaataaactcaaaatggattaaaaatgtaaacataagaactgaaaccataaaactcctagaagaaaacataggtgaaaAGCTTCTTGACCTGGTCTAGgcagtgatattttggatatgacacgaaaagcacaggcaacaaaagcaaaaataggcaagtgggattacattaaactaaaatgcatctacacagcaaaggaaataatcagcagtgaaaagacagccttcagaaagggagaaaatattcacaaactatgtaaCTCCTAAAGGGTTTATATTCAAAATGTATCAGGAACTCATGCAAATCAATAGTAATAGAAACCAATAaccagattttaaaatgggcaaaggaccagaatagacatttctcaaaagaaagtaTACAGATAGCCAACAGGTATATTGAAAGGTACTCAacctcactaatcatcagggaaatgcaaattaaaagccaATGGGATACCACCTTACAAACCTATCAGAATGGTTACTATGAGAAAGGTGAAAGATTACAAGCATTGATGAGGAcatagagaaaagagaacccttgtacacttCCATGGGAATGTAAGTTGgtacagctattatggaaaacagtacggaggttcaaaaactttaaaattttataatctaGCAGTCCCACTTCTgagcatatatccaaaggaaattcagtaagtatctcaaagagatatctgcactcatgttcctttcagcattattcacagtagccaaaatatgaaaacaacataaatgtctatatagggataaagaaaacgtgagcAGTATACACGTAACACACACACAGTAGAATAtttattcagccttaagaaagaaggaaatcctttCATTTGTGATAACAT
This is a stretch of genomic DNA from Rhinopithecus roxellana isolate Shanxi Qingling chromosome 4, ASM756505v1, whole genome shotgun sequence. It encodes these proteins:
- the SUMO4 gene encoding small ubiquitin-related modifier 4 gives rise to the protein MADEKPTEGIKTENKDHINLKVAGQDDSVVLFKIKRHTPISKLMKAYCERQGLSVKQIRFQFDSQPISGTDTPAQLEMEGEDTIDVFQQQTGGVY